The proteins below are encoded in one region of Acidithiobacillus ferrooxidans ATCC 23270:
- a CDS encoding dienelactone hydrolase family protein, whose amino-acid sequence MSQITSEWVQLENGPRAWYARPVGVGPYPAVLVFIEAFGVNAHFQDVAQRLARAGYCAMVPDLYHGKTYDYSDFDGAIGHLKTLNDAVVMQEAGLAIQALQQRAEVRKDAIGALGFCMGGRYAFMANAIHADQLRAAVAFYGGGIAPDQDSVGRKPVLHLVDQMRAPLLLLYGAEDQSITPEEHGRIATALSTAGKRYTLTVFPGAPHGFFADPRGSFRPDAAQEGWRLTLDHFTRYLGASA is encoded by the coding sequence ATGTCGCAGATCACCTCTGAATGGGTTCAACTGGAAAACGGCCCACGCGCCTGGTATGCCCGCCCCGTCGGCGTGGGTCCATACCCGGCCGTGCTGGTCTTCATCGAGGCCTTCGGAGTCAACGCACACTTTCAGGACGTGGCCCAGCGTCTTGCCCGGGCGGGTTATTGCGCCATGGTGCCCGACCTGTATCACGGCAAGACCTATGATTATTCCGACTTTGACGGTGCCATCGGCCACCTCAAGACCCTGAACGACGCAGTCGTCATGCAGGAGGCGGGCCTGGCCATCCAGGCACTGCAGCAACGTGCCGAGGTGCGCAAGGACGCCATCGGGGCGCTGGGGTTCTGTATGGGCGGACGCTACGCCTTCATGGCCAATGCCATCCATGCAGACCAGCTTCGCGCCGCGGTCGCCTTCTACGGCGGCGGTATTGCCCCCGATCAGGATTCCGTCGGACGTAAGCCAGTGCTGCATCTGGTGGACCAGATGCGGGCGCCGCTGCTGCTGCTTTACGGCGCGGAGGACCAATCCATCACCCCCGAAGAACATGGTCGCATCGCCACCGCGCTCAGCACCGCCGGCAAACGCTATACCCTGACCGTGTTTCCGGGTGCGCCACACGGCTTTTTTGCGGATCCCCGGGGCAGCTTCCGTCCCGATGCCGCGCAGGAAGGCTGGCGCCTGACCCTTGACCACTTCACCCGTTACCTCGGAGCATCCGCATGA
- a CDS encoding TetR/AcrR family transcriptional regulator: MMIQPLRKTRNPEQTRSDLLDAAYIEILESGFQAASLERILANTSVSKGALYHHFGTKRELGLAVVEEVIAPQLAVRWFAPFAEHDDPLVSLQRILEEKITTADESVIRYGCPLNNLIQEMSPLDEAFRCGLQQILDRWVAVMADALARGQTAGKVRTDVEAKEVALFIVAAIEGCVGLGKNAQSVEAYRRCLRQLQLYVQSLAA; encoded by the coding sequence ATGATGATACAGCCCCTACGGAAAACCCGTAACCCGGAGCAGACCCGCAGCGATCTACTGGACGCCGCCTATATCGAGATTTTGGAATCCGGCTTTCAGGCGGCCAGCCTGGAACGCATTCTTGCCAATACCTCGGTAAGCAAAGGCGCGCTCTACCATCACTTCGGCACCAAGCGCGAACTGGGGCTGGCCGTAGTCGAAGAAGTGATTGCGCCGCAACTTGCGGTGCGGTGGTTCGCCCCTTTTGCCGAGCACGATGACCCTTTGGTCAGCCTCCAGCGTATTCTCGAAGAAAAAATCACTACTGCCGACGAATCCGTCATCCGCTACGGCTGTCCCCTCAATAATCTCATCCAGGAGATGAGCCCCCTCGATGAGGCGTTCCGCTGCGGGTTGCAGCAGATTCTCGATCGCTGGGTCGCGGTCATGGCCGACGCCTTGGCCAGGGGGCAGACCGCCGGCAAGGTGCGCACCGACGTCGAGGCGAAAGAGGTAGCACTCTTCATCGTTGCCGCCATCGAAGGCTGCGTCGGCCTGGGCAAAAATGCGCAGTCCGTCGAAGCCTATCGGCGTTGTTTGCGACAGTTGCAACTCTACGTCCAGTCACTGGCCGCCTGA
- a CDS encoding NADH:flavin oxidoreductase/NADH oxidase, whose product MTHKLFSSWTLRSVTLRNRICVAPMCQYSTPDGVAGDWHMVHLGSRAVGGAGLVMVEAAAISPEGRISPRDLGIWTDAQARALAPIVAFMKTQGTVTAIQIAHAGRKASTRPPFLGGDPIAPDAEGGWEPLGPSALPFHHSHTVPHAMDAQNLEKVRRDFVAAARRALAAGFEVLELHMAHGYLLHSFLSPISNQRTDDYGGSLENRMRLPLEITAAVRAVWPEDLPLWVRISATDWVRGGWDLEQSVVLAKALKDRGVDVIDCSSGGMTPDAVIPAGPGFQTPFASAIRQEVGMPTVAVGLITEAMQAEHILVTEQADAVALARELLRNPYWPLHAARELGVDIAWPVQYDRAKARP is encoded by the coding sequence ATGACGCACAAGCTGTTTTCCTCCTGGACGTTACGCAGCGTCACCCTGCGCAACCGCATCTGCGTGGCGCCCATGTGCCAGTATTCCACACCCGATGGCGTCGCTGGGGACTGGCATATGGTGCATCTCGGCAGCCGCGCCGTGGGTGGCGCCGGGCTGGTCATGGTGGAAGCGGCTGCCATCAGCCCGGAAGGCCGCATTTCCCCCCGCGACCTCGGTATCTGGACGGATGCGCAGGCGCGGGCACTGGCTCCCATCGTGGCGTTCATGAAGACGCAGGGGACGGTCACCGCCATTCAGATCGCCCATGCGGGACGGAAGGCGTCCACCCGGCCGCCCTTTCTCGGTGGCGACCCCATTGCGCCCGATGCCGAGGGCGGCTGGGAGCCTCTGGGACCCAGTGCCCTGCCCTTCCACCACAGCCATACCGTGCCCCACGCCATGGACGCCCAGAACCTGGAGAAGGTACGCAGGGACTTTGTGGCCGCGGCCAGACGTGCACTGGCCGCGGGATTCGAGGTTCTGGAACTGCACATGGCCCACGGCTATCTGCTGCACAGCTTTCTGTCCCCCATCAGCAACCAGCGGACCGACGACTACGGCGGCAGCCTGGAAAACCGCATGCGCCTGCCACTGGAAATCACCGCTGCCGTGCGCGCGGTGTGGCCCGAAGATCTGCCCCTCTGGGTGAGGATTTCCGCCACGGACTGGGTGCGCGGCGGCTGGGATCTGGAGCAGTCCGTCGTCCTCGCCAAAGCGTTGAAGGACCGTGGCGTGGACGTCATCGATTGCAGCAGCGGTGGCATGACGCCGGATGCCGTCATCCCCGCCGGCCCCGGCTTCCAGACGCCTTTCGCCAGCGCCATCCGCCAGGAGGTCGGCATGCCCACCGTCGCTGTCGGCCTCATCACCGAGGCGATGCAGGCAGAACACATCCTCGTCACCGAACAGGCTGACGCCGTGGCCCTGGCCCGGGAACTGCTGCGCAACCCCTACTGGCCCCTGCACGCGGCCCGAGAACTCGGCGTCGATATCGCCTGGCCCGTACAGTACGATCGCGCCAAAGCACGCCCATAA